In the Alphaproteobacteria bacterium genome, one interval contains:
- a CDS encoding amidohydrolase family protein — MIDAHIHFWDPARRDDILIVRREPSLDIRAMPEELAPLLAQAGVDAAVAIQSAPNSDETDHLIETSARMSAIKGVVGWVDLTAPDAGAQLAALATRSKVKGVRAMLNRVDGIDWLTRPAAQAGVAAVRKAGLSLDLITRTEHIPAVAKTAAAFPDITIIVDHGASPPSGKPGFAEWCAGIETLGAHKRVFTKFSGLAEEAAPDWSAKTLEPALRHLLKWFGPDRLMWASNWPVIDLRGGYARWVAESRKLLDEAGLSAAGRRAIEEATARTAYRL, encoded by the coding sequence ATGATCGACGCCCATATCCATTTCTGGGACCCCGCACGGCGCGACGACATCCTGATCGTGCGCCGCGAGCCGTCGCTCGATATCCGCGCGATGCCCGAAGAACTGGCGCCGTTGCTGGCACAAGCGGGTGTCGACGCCGCCGTCGCGATCCAATCCGCGCCGAATAGCGACGAAACCGATCACCTGATCGAAACGAGCGCCCGGATGTCCGCGATCAAGGGGGTCGTCGGTTGGGTCGATCTGACGGCGCCGGATGCGGGCGCACAGCTCGCGGCACTCGCCACGCGGTCGAAGGTCAAAGGCGTGCGCGCAATGCTCAATCGCGTCGATGGCATCGATTGGTTGACGCGCCCTGCCGCACAAGCGGGCGTGGCGGCGGTTCGCAAGGCGGGCTTGTCGCTGGACCTCATCACCCGCACCGAACATATCCCGGCCGTGGCGAAAACCGCCGCCGCCTTCCCAGACATCACGATCATCGTCGATCACGGCGCGAGCCCGCCCAGCGGCAAGCCCGGCTTCGCGGAATGGTGCGCCGGGATCGAAACGCTCGGCGCGCATAAGCGCGTCTTCACGAAATTCTCGGGGCTGGCCGAGGAAGCCGCCCCGGATTGGAGCGCCAAGACACTCGAACCCGCTTTGCGCCATTTGCTGAAATGGTTCGGACCGGACCGGCTGATGTGGGCAAGCAACTGGCCGGTGATCGATCTGCGCGGCGGTTATGCGCGCTGGGTCGCGGAAAGCCGCAAGCTGCTCGACGAAGCGGGCTTGAGCGCCGCCGGCCGCCGCGCGATCGAGGAAGCGACCGCGCGGACGGCCTATCGGCTTTAG